In Anopheles arabiensis isolate DONGOLA chromosome 2, AaraD3, whole genome shotgun sequence, the genomic window GTTAGTTCACGTTTAATTTCAGTTTCCATCATAGTGGGTACTGTACCATACGGTTGAGCGAGCGCCATCAGATCCGTTTTGATATGCAAACCGGACCGCATATGTACTGTGCTGCTCATGGTTTTACGCCGATTTTTTGCACTACCGCTCGATGCACCAGGACCAGGCTTGGCCATTTTACCCGGCGGGCACAGTTTGCTAACCAACTTGATCTTCTCTATCTCAACGCATTGTTCCATTTTCGATTCCAGCTTAACAGTGCGGTTACTAGAGTTGGTAGATTTGGCAAAGGATTTAGGCGACACGATCATTAACAGATTGTTGCCATTTTCTCTGTAGTTGCCGGTGAAATGGTTCTCGTTGTTAGAATGCTGTTGTTGTATTGCATGCCCGGTCGTTTGTGAGATCGATAGAAGCTGCTGAGACTGTTGTGAGCTTCGTTGCTTCAACGGAGTGCGAAGATCGTTTGCTTCTTGCTTCTTCTGCCACTCGAGCACATTCGTAAGCAGCCGTATGTATCGGATGGCCATGCGAAGTATTTCATTTTTTGATAGCTTCTTGTCCGGCGGATGCGTCGGCACAAGCTTCCGCAGCTCAGCGAATGCACCCGATACGTTCTGCTGACGCCAGCGTTCTCTTGTATTGGTGAACATTTTTCTGACGACGGCACCGGACCCATTAATGCTACTGCTTCCGATTCCCAGCTTAGTGCCGGCTAGATTAAGCACCGGCATGGATGTCTCAAGTGATCCACAGCCGTCAGGATTCGAACCACTAGTCTCTTCTTCAGCACTGGGTCCATGGCCTGGCAGGAATAAAACGGAAACCATGCTCGACTTACtgataacaaataaatatcaaaCGTAAAGCAACACACTAACCGGAATTTTTCAGATCTAGCTCCTCTAGCCCATCACTTTCGTTGGAGGAAAAGTCCGACATATCATCGTCGGAAAGGTCCTGCATTGGGCTACGACTAAAATAAGCGTCTGGTCGGCTTTGCACTTCACAGTCACTGTGTCGCGTTGCTTCGGCCACATCTTTCGCAGCGGTCACAAATTGAATCGAGGACACTAAGGCCGATGCCATTAGGCTTGCATTGGCGTTTTCAAACGTTGTCAACAGGCCTTTGGCTGATGGTCCAAGCTTTGACATATCAATATCACtacttgtattgttttccattgTACAAAGGATTATTTTTCCTTTATCGATAAGCACTTGCACAATAGaacaaaactttaaaaaatattcctCACATTTGCAGCAATACCGAGGAGTATAACCTTTCGGCGAAGTGTCGTAATCACGAATGAGGGGTGGAATATTTTAACTCAGTTCGACATTGAATGTTGCTGTGCAGCCTGTAAAATGCGTTTCCTGCGCATGTTCCGATTGAAATGTATCCTGATGACTCCGCCTTCTTTATAAAACGGGAAATTTATGGAAAATTCCACTACAAGTTGTGTTAgcaaatatttatgttttcgttAGTTTCTTATCCTGATCCTTAAGTTTGACTAACCGtaacattaaaatattatggtaaaaacattgaaaaaaatttcaataaaatttcaaatgaaaatgaaaaataaataagtataTAGTGTATCGGGGTACAATCATCAATTCGCACCACTTGCAGGGTTTTcgaagtcactttcgaatatGCACATCATTGTCCACcacctccaagatgtttttcaacaactgtcaaatagtttattttgcgtcataataaaatttcagttcttacacatgatttcTAACAAATCATAAACAACTGTGAATCCAGCATGAGAcgcgttgaaaatcatgctgatgaaataaaaaattatgatgattgGAATGAAATATCAAATTGATGTCTAACATCTTACACGCGGTGAAAAACAACTTTTACATTCGAAAATGatttgaaaaccctgtaataacgactcgaaaacccctgtaacattatgcccgtcatggattcaaaCCCCTTATGATTCGAACCCCTTACGCAGGCCCTGGTCTATGAACATCAATTGCAACAACTAAACGTGAAataaatctctctctctatctctctctctctctctttctctgtttctctctctctttctccctctccctctctctcttgttggcctgctcacgaaTTCTCCAGGATGTTCGGTCCCTGGCTGTAACCTCCAATCCATGCAGATCTCCGTCAGGTCTCGCTACATCTGGTCCAGCCTTCGAGTTCGCtttgctcccctgcgccttatgccgaactggggatcgcggtcgaacaccttcttgctggggcatgagtccggcatcctcatgacacgccccagccatcgtatcctgccagccttcgccaccgtcaggatgctcggttcgccgtacagctcagcaagctcgtggttccttccttctcctccacgctccatgctcgaacacaccgccaaagatggtccggaggatgcatcgctcaaacacgcccaaaGTGTTTGCATCCTCTgctcggatggtccaggaTTAGTGTCCATAGAGGACCACCGGACGGATCAATGTGcaatatatctcacatttcgtgcgggctCCAAGCCTTCTAAATTTCAGCAGTCGGAGAAGTCCATAATATTTCCCGATTTCCTGTACAAAtcgtctccggatttcgctgctgatgttgttgtccgaagtaacgaccgtcccgagATAGCAGAACTCCTTTACTTCCTTAGGTGGTCGCCGTCAACTtatacactgcttcccagatggtctaagtctccggcaagcaggtacttcgtcttcgtgGAGTACTTCgacgcctcacacaccttcgaTGGTAGGggatcgtgccacggatgtcgttgtctagcaCCGCGCCTTGAATGATACCTTCCAGGGTGTtgttgaagagcagacaggTCTGTGCACATTAATAATGATCAGGTTGAAGAATCTGTCACGAATCCTCAACCTGCACATCTGTGCAATCCGATTGTGCAATTGCAACGGTACAGGCGCACCGCACCGTAACGCCTTTCCAGCATACCTCCTGAAGTGctattacagtagaacgtcgattatccgggggcggattaaccggcgggcggcttaaccgtgcgcataaatatgacagctgttcaaacgtacagcgaacatttgcagcgatagtcaagtgaacaaccagttttttttgcagctctgtagtgtctagtggtattttcgaaattcatttttggtcatgaaaagttgttaaacctatagttattgattaaaataatattctactaacgattaatcgttTGATTAAAgatgaattaatcataaaaatagtggattttataatttttatatgaatttgacatttattggaccattatccgtgcaaatcaattaaccggcaaccgtccggtcccgagctgcccggataatcgacgttctactgtatttcgAAGCCGTGGGCCCAGACCTCATCGAGCGCAATTAGGGTTGTTCCGGCCGAGGGGCTCCGCCGGGCGAAGGTTCCGGCTCCTACGGCTACAACGGGGAATTCTCCAAGCCTTTCAGCTAGTGCTCCTCGCTTCCTCGGGAGTCTATGCCAACGAAAGGGGGATCGTTCCTTGATGAGATTCGGATTATTTCGGATGTTATGAAATGAAGCTCTTAACGTTTTGGCTTATCGTTCGAATCTGATTTGGCTCCAGCTTGAGCCGCCTTTATATACGAAAAAAAATTTCTTCAACACAATTTTTCTGCACGATACTAACCCAAAATTCTACGCCTTTCTCCCACTCCCATTCCCGTTTGTCCCCAACTCCCATCGCGCTCCCGGTTTCCATTGTCACTCCCGGCGACATCTTTTCGCACCGGCGATTCCAGAAACTCCTCATCGATCAGGCTTTGTGTAGACGGTACCGGTGCTGCGCGTGCTGGTAGCGACGTTCATCGGGGGGTGCGGCTGGTGTTTCGTGGaaaccacgcaaacaatgagaccctaaattttgagtgattcaggccgaggggtatgaggaagcttgaggaagcacggagaaacgcgctgcgatgagagttcgcattctgttttacacgcgcgcttcactaacaccaatacaaataccgcggtatttgtattggtgttagtgaagcgcgcgtgtaaaacagaatgcgaactctcatcgcagcgcgtttctccgtgcttcctcaagcttcctcatacccctcggcctgaatcactcaaaatttggggtctcattgtttgcgtggctgtcttttcacttttattttttattctgcATGCACTTCACACGCAACAAGGGTCTTTATATCCGATGAGAGGATTTTACAGTTCCACACTCTTAAAATGttttgccgaatctcggttaatttttgccgagatctgcacaactgagatctcggcaaagatctcggttaaatttctgttgctgacatctcggttaatgtcattttgttttgacgtttacgtttaaccgagattttcggttggagcaaatcgagatttcggctaaatataaaaacattttatttttattttagtgattttatttgcgtatcaaatgggtttttttgaTGTGATGGAAAGCGTTGGGACAGGCGCCGTTTCAACCGCCGGATGGGGTACAGCGTTTGGATGTGGTACCGGTACAGGAAAATGAGCCGGACAAGGAGCGGGCACTGGTACAggcacggttctgtaaagcgggcagagtgaaacGAGTCTGAGTGAACCCTTTTTAGATTTCATGTGATCGAGTGTTGATACTTACCTCCTGTAGGTGACCGGAAATGAATCCTGGAAGTTTGAACGGTCTGGCAAAGGTTGAACCAACCGGATTAGCTTCCACATCTGATCCTTGAATAGGGACTGCTCCGAGCGACGCTCTGAAGAGCACCGGTTGCGTGCGCTGATGGAGTTTCCTAGCCCCAACCCCGCTCCATACCTGTGCTCGATCGCACGCTACTGattctcgtttttttcacgctgagagactcattttcacttttttttacattttttattttacatcacaacataactccgaaaggttttcgtttcattagcacGAGATTAACAGAATGGTGAATGACAGATAGAATACCGAGCCTCGGCTAATCCAAATAATAAAGCTGAAatctcggttattttgacggattatctcggtgacagcagtgttaacgtatgtgctcggcatgttgtgttgccgagtttcggttcaaatttttatttaactgatatttcagttttaaatggtactgattttcGGCTACTGGGTTTTTTCAACAgacatatcagcaagaatcCAAAGAGCCGACGGAtttcggcagtttttttaaccgaggtcgtgaaatatttttaagtgtgcaTGTCCAATATTaagttttattgattttctacGTTTAGTTATCAAATTTAGCAATTGTACATTCCTTGAGAACATTAACCTTAGTGCTGAGAATCAATTTTCTTAGATTAAACATATCTCGCACATTTTTTGGAGTTGCACAACATTTGGAACACATTGCACAGCAATTGATACATGAAGGAGGTTTTTGAAAATGGCCTTAACTTTTGTAAAAAAGTTTCCAatttacaaaatgtaaaagCAATATTgttttgggccggtctggtggtacagtcgtcaactcgtacgacgtaacaacatgcccgtcatgggttcaagtcccgaatagaccgcgTCCCCATTcctaggactgactatcctgctatggtaacaataagtcactgaaagccaagctcatttcactagtgggtacaggcaggccttgaccgacagcgggttgttgtgccaaagaagaagaagaagaagaaaggcaATAATTTAGCTAAGATATGTGTCTATATACTTCACCTTTCTTTATTACTGAATGTTTATTCAGTATTTTCGTCACAATTCTTGTTTTAGTTCAAACGCTGTACAAACTCGTCCACAAGTAATGCACCTACCCTAATAATTTATCTATGTTTATCCTTCATTATCAGGCTGGGTGAACAATTTAAccaaaaattctgggaaacgctAAAAAAAATCGCGGGAATACACCGAATGTGGGAAACAACCGAAAAATGACAGGAACCAACCagtaaatcgtgggaaacccagTAACCGTGCGTTTACATTAGCTCTCTCGAACCTTTCGAATCTGAGCTACAGAATTCCCGCAAGTGGAAAAcacatcccaagcgccacagattaaacttaaacgactggaaaaccgaatatccatagaaaaaaaatgaaagccgCATAGCTTCACTGCTTtactcaatagatggcgtattgtaactcatcattatatttctgtccttttcttgcaatatttTTCGACAAGCTTCATCTAATCAtcacctatatagccttctaacttttcGAGCAAacatctatatgaatggtcgtgtgtgGATATCAACACCATCGACCATTATTAAAATCTCACTTCTGATGGTTCACAAAGCAGTtcagtatttaaacaatcgtatcatcgttctagttctagcgatgcgaAGGAAGGAGAAAGCTCTTAAAACGAGGAAAGCTAAtactggttgggtatcccaccaacagatggcgccaccggcttttttgcctttttaagAATGCATCAGTCGTTCACTGCCTgataaacgaagtctttctaaaTTCCGTTCgggtagagagcttgagtcatttagaacccgtttagtggtcgatTAGTGGATTTATGGCACTTGGGATCTATCGAACCCATCGTACCCTCAACTCCATATAATTTTGACACGAGTTTGATGGCATGTGTAAACAGGGGATAATCGTTAAAATATTTCTAGTGCGACAACGTCG contains:
- the LOC120893961 gene encoding uncharacterized protein LOC120893961 — its product is MENNTSSDIDMSKLGPSAKGLLTTFENANASLMASALVSSIQFVTAAKDVAEATRHSDCEVQSRPDAYFSRSPMQDLSDDDMSDFSSNESDGLEELDLKNSGHGPSAEEETSGSNPDGCGSLETSMPVLNLAGTKLGIGSSSINGSGAVVRKMFTNTRERWRQQNVSGAFAELRKLVPTHPPDKKLSKNEILRMAIRYIRLLTNVLEWQKKQEANDLRTPLKQRSSQQSQQLLSISQTTGHAIQQQHSNNENHFTGNYRENGNNLLMIVSPKSFAKSTNSSNRTVKLESKMEQCVEIEKIKLVSKLCPPGKMAKPGPGASSGSAKNRRKTMSSTVHMRSGLHIKTDLMALAQPYGTVPTMMETEIKRELTHHSQMALLDGAGHSRDYLNSDGSTQKKNTEKGMEKQK